The genomic segment AGCACGGTAAAACTGCTGACCGGTCTAGTAGCTATGCAAACCCTTCATGAAGAAGATGTTGTAACGCTAGGAAACGAGGTAGTGATTGAAAATTCTACTTTGGGCTTGAAACCAGGCGATACCCTCCTTGTTAAAGATTTGTTAACTGCACTATATTTGCCAAGTTCGAACGATGCTGCAGTTGCCTTAGCTGTTGCAGCGAAAGGGTCACTTCCTGCCTTTGTTGAGGCAATGAATCAATATGCACTCCAATTGGGCTGCAATAGTTCACGTTTTCAGACTCCAAATGGATTACCCGCACTTGATCAATATTCTACGGCCCAAGACCTCTCTAAAATTGCGATCGATTTTATACACAATAAAACGTTGATGCAATATGTGGAGAAGGAAGAGGGAAAGGTAGAGTGGACAGGCTCTAACGGACTTAAAAAGAGTATTATTGTCAATAATACAAATGAATTTCTTGGCTTATATCCTGGAGTGCAAGGATTAAAAACAGGAACGACCACTGAGGCGGGTCAGTGCCTTGTCACATATATCACAAGGATGGACGGAGATTTAATCCTTGTTTTATTAGGAAGTGAAAATCGCTATAAAGATACCCAAAATCTCTTAGATCGAGGGATTTCAACTTTACGAACGCAAGCAGCATTACGGAATATAGGAAGTAGCCCTGAATCAATGATTCAAACACCAGGTTTTTTTCAATAGTAAACATTAAAACATTAATTATATTAATTGTATAAAACTAAGATGGAGTGTAGATAAAATGCAAAAATATGGTGAGCCATGCGTTTTAGAAGATCGTTTATGTATTGAATGCGGAGAATGTGATCTTTGCGAATTAGACCCTGAGAAGATTTGTGATAATTGTTGTAAGTGTATTGATTCCGAAGCAGATTTTCGAGCCATTGAAATTGAAGACATTCTTTTAAATACTGAGGATGTGAAGCCGACTCTAAAGAAGACTTCACAGTCTTTGCACATTAAGAAAAGATAAGTTAAAAACAGATCTTGCCATATCATAGAGAGAAGGTAAGATCTGTTTATATTTTTTATTTTGAGTCCTATAATGAATATTATGTAAAGTAGAACACATTATACGGCAGAGGGGTATACATATTTTTAGCCTGATTGGTGGATTTCTAGGCATTCATTCTAGGTTAAACTAGCGTGTTCTTAAGCTCTTGAATATTACGGTTTTAGAGAGCCACTATTCCAGATGTCACTGAGCCATCTCTCTGGAAAAAATGATCCACTGCTCCGGACAGAGAGCCACCCGAATTTCCTTGAGTTTGTGGAGAGTGTGGGCAAGTTCTTTTGAGAAAGACCCAAAAGGGCTTGTCCTCACTCTCCACAGCTCTCTAAACTAGAGTAAGGTTTTGTTATTCCTGTATTCCTTTGCGTTTACGCATGGAATCTTGGCCATCGATCAAGATTGTATAGGAATCATGAACAATTCTGTCCAAGATGGCATCAGCTAAAGTATCCTCACCAATTTTGCCATGCCATCCGGCGGGTGAAAATTGAGAACTGAAAATGGTTGATCCCTTTTTGTGTCTCGCTTCCACGATTTCTAAAAGATCACGTGCTTCACTATTACCCAGTGGAACGAGTAACCATTCATCTAGAATGAGCAGACTGACTTGCTTGTATTGCTTCATTACTTTTTTGTAGATACCTTCTCCTCGTGCTACTGCCAGTTCATTCAGTAAATCGGGAAGCCGAATATACTTCACTGTATAGAAGTTGCGGCAGGCGGCAATACCGAAGGCACAGCTGAGATAGGTTTTTCCTGCGCCGGAAGCACCAAGGATAATGATGTTGTGTTTTTCTTGGATGTAAGTACATGTTGATAACCGAGCGATTTGTGCTTTGTCCAATTTCCTATCCGCATGATATTCAATATCCTCAATGCACGCTTGATTAAAGTAAAGATCGGCTTTGCGGATGAGGCGAGTGAGTTTATTGTTCTTACGCCTTGCCCATTCCGTGTCCACCATGAGCCCGAATCGTTCTTCAAAATTTAATGCGGTATAGGATGGATCTTGAAGTTGTTGGCGAAATGATTCTGCCATAGCAGTGAGTCGCATTTCATTAAGCTTGCCGATTGTTGTTTCGTTAACCATTATGAATTCCTCCTGTAGTAGTCTGCGCCTCGGGTAAAACCAAAGCTGTTAGAGGATTTCTCAGGGTTAACCGGCTCTTCCTTGACGATTTTGTCTTGTCCCGTTTTGATGATGGTCTGAATGCTTTTGTAGCTGGGGTTGGGTGTGTAGGAGAGTGCTTTTTCACAGGCTGCTTCTAAGCGACTAACCGAGTATTTATCTGCTAGTTTGAGTAAACCCATACAGCTTTTGTAGCCTTGTTGTTCTATACGGTGAGAAGACAAGATTGCCTTCACTACCACGGCGGTATGTTTACCAACGTTTTCTGCCCAAGATACGAAGCGTTCGCCATTCCATGCTGTATACTTTTGATGGTCTTCCAGCATATGTTCCGTAACTGTGCTGTATTGTCCGGGACGACCATGCAAGCGAGGATGGGAACATATCCGGTGATTATTAAAAAACACTTCAACTACATAACGGGTGATTCGGACATCGACTTTGTGTTTGATGTATTCATAAGGGACGCTGTAATGCATTTTCTCTACAGTAACATGATAGTTAAATTGGACGGTGGCAACCTTCCAAACTGCTAATTCATAGGGTACTGCGGGAAGAGGTAGTAACAGGGCTTTCTCTTCTTCTCGAAATACGCTCTGACGGCTTCCCGTTTTCTTCTGAAACGGTTTACTGTTGAAGGCCTCCAGTTTCTCTCGTATCGCCAGGTTAAGTTCTGGAAGAGAAAAGAATTGTTGACGACGGAGAGCCGCAACGATCCAGGTGGAAATGGTGCCAACCGTCCCTTCAACACTGGGTTTATCCTTGGGCTTTCTTACCCGAGCAGGAATAACAGCGGTCCCATAGTGCTCGGCCATTTCGTGATAAGACTTGTTGATTATAGGCGTATACCATGAGGAGCGTTCCACACCGGTCTTCAGATTATCCGGTACAAGAATCCGTGTAACGCCTCCAAAATACTTGTAGGCATTGACATGAGCTGTAATCCAGGATTCTTGGCCTTGATTCAGAAAAGCTTCCACATAAGCATATTGACTGTACGGTAGAACAGCTACAAATATGTAGGCAGCAATGCTCTCTCCTGTATCCGTATCCACGAGGCTTGCCGTTTGGCCTGCCCAGTCGACCTCCATTTGTTCGCCAGGCTTTCGTCCGATATGCATGGTCGCTTTGGTCTTCGCCACATACTGCTGATAATGGTAGCAAAACTGAGTATACATGAGGGGAATCTCATTGCTGAGTCTGCAGGATTCGCAGTATTCATTCCAAAGCAGACTGAGCGTTACTCCGCTTTTCGCCATTTCTTTATGAATGTACTCATTATCCGGGCGCTTTCGGGTAGGAGGTAATGTGGATTCAGGATAGAAAAGCTTGTGCAATTCACCATTCGTCCGATCTGGGTTTAACGGCCAAGTAATATTAAGCTCGTTGGATCGTTTCACCACCTTGGCAACAGTGTTGCGTGAGCATTCGCAGCTCACTGCGATGCTGCGTTGACTGATTCCTTGGCTAATTAGCCGAAGAATCTCTCGATAATTGGTCATTTGATGACCTCCTATGAATGTATTTACACTCCTCTCTCGGGTGTATAACTACATTCTAATAAGAAGTTTCATCAAGTGGCTCACAATCCGGAAGGGTGGCTCTAAAAATCCGGAGCTGTGGCTCTCACAGTCCGGAAGCATGGCTCATTTTGCTCCGTAATATTCAGCTCTAGGTACTAATATTCTCGTTATAACTAAAACTTTACAATCTGAATATCAAATTATTTTAAATCTATAAGATTATTCTTCTGACAAAACGCTATAATACTTACCC from the Desulfitobacterium metallireducens DSM 15288 genome contains:
- a CDS encoding D-alanyl-D-alanine carboxypeptidase family protein; the protein is MKRKKIILMSLIWVIAFIINTLSLTYPSRSISATQPTVYQSTVKQSNEDKSLNTPSYYLINAQNQDILLAQNETLQRAPASTVKLLTGLVAMQTLHEEDVVTLGNEVVIENSTLGLKPGDTLLVKDLLTALYLPSSNDAAVALAVAAKGSLPAFVEAMNQYALQLGCNSSRFQTPNGLPALDQYSTAQDLSKIAIDFIHNKTLMQYVEKEEGKVEWTGSNGLKKSIIVNNTNEFLGLYPGVQGLKTGTTTEAGQCLVTYITRMDGDLILVLLGSENRYKDTQNLLDRGISTLRTQAALRNIGSSPESMIQTPGFFQ
- the istA gene encoding IS21 family transposase, which translates into the protein MTNYREILRLISQGISQRSIAVSCECSRNTVAKVVKRSNELNITWPLNPDRTNGELHKLFYPESTLPPTRKRPDNEYIHKEMAKSGVTLSLLWNEYCESCRLSNEIPLMYTQFCYHYQQYVAKTKATMHIGRKPGEQMEVDWAGQTASLVDTDTGESIAAYIFVAVLPYSQYAYVEAFLNQGQESWITAHVNAYKYFGGVTRILVPDNLKTGVERSSWYTPIINKSYHEMAEHYGTAVIPARVRKPKDKPSVEGTVGTISTWIVAALRRQQFFSLPELNLAIREKLEAFNSKPFQKKTGSRQSVFREEEKALLLPLPAVPYELAVWKVATVQFNYHVTVEKMHYSVPYEYIKHKVDVRITRYVVEVFFNNHRICSHPRLHGRPGQYSTVTEHMLEDHQKYTAWNGERFVSWAENVGKHTAVVVKAILSSHRIEQQGYKSCMGLLKLADKYSVSRLEAACEKALSYTPNPSYKSIQTIIKTGQDKIVKEEPVNPEKSSNSFGFTRGADYYRRNS
- the istB gene encoding IS21-like element helper ATPase IstB translates to MVNETTIGKLNEMRLTAMAESFRQQLQDPSYTALNFEERFGLMVDTEWARRKNNKLTRLIRKADLYFNQACIEDIEYHADRKLDKAQIARLSTCTYIQEKHNIIILGASGAGKTYLSCAFGIAACRNFYTVKYIRLPDLLNELAVARGEGIYKKVMKQYKQVSLLILDEWLLVPLGNSEARDLLEIVEARHKKGSTIFSSQFSPAGWHGKIGEDTLADAILDRIVHDSYTILIDGQDSMRKRKGIQE